From the Orenia metallireducens genome, one window contains:
- the mgtE gene encoding magnesium transporter, which produces MRESLLLDIKAKLEEKNIESLKPILEDLYPADITELIDELSMEEVEDIIPAIPLKKMAYALTEFDYHVKHTILNLVKPEDLRIILDNMYADDIADFLGTLSIGQTKELLKLMRKEDAEQIRNLLGYDEDSAGGIMTTEYIAIKEGKTVGEALDIVREVAREAEMIYYIYVVNQTKQLMGVLSMRELITANPEKKIKDLIQKKVIHVRLDLDQEEVARIISKYDLLAVPVVNHQKQLLGIITVDDIIDVIEEEATEDIYKMAATSEVDFEDGHSSILKAALKRSPWLIVLLFASILSGSVIDIFSNLLNSVVALALFMPTLAGTGGNAGTQSLAIVVRGLATGDIDSKDLFMHLFNEIKVGGLVALICGSIIALVAFVWQGNYILGVVVGLAMFCNILTATFVGTTTPFILDYFGIDPAVAAGPFITTVIDASGLFIYFTLARLFLNHLT; this is translated from the coding sequence ATGAGAGAAAGTCTACTCTTAGATATAAAAGCAAAACTTGAAGAAAAAAATATTGAAAGTTTAAAACCTATATTAGAAGATTTATATCCAGCTGATATTACTGAGTTGATAGATGAACTATCTATGGAGGAAGTGGAGGATATAATTCCTGCTATTCCCCTAAAGAAGATGGCTTATGCTTTAACAGAGTTTGATTATCATGTTAAGCATACCATTTTGAATTTAGTAAAACCTGAAGACTTAAGAATTATCTTAGACAATATGTATGCAGATGACATAGCAGATTTCTTAGGTACTTTATCTATAGGACAGACGAAAGAATTATTAAAGTTGATGAGAAAAGAAGATGCTGAGCAGATTCGTAATCTGTTAGGTTATGATGAAGATAGTGCCGGTGGTATTATGACCACCGAATACATAGCAATCAAGGAAGGTAAGACTGTAGGAGAGGCTTTGGATATCGTTAGAGAGGTTGCTAGAGAAGCTGAGATGATTTACTACATTTATGTAGTAAATCAGACCAAGCAATTAATGGGTGTACTTTCGATGAGAGAGTTGATTACGGCAAATCCCGAAAAGAAGATAAAGGATTTGATACAGAAGAAGGTAATTCATGTTAGGTTAGATTTAGACCAAGAAGAGGTAGCTCGTATTATCTCTAAATATGACCTCTTAGCTGTTCCAGTAGTTAATCATCAGAAGCAGCTTTTGGGAATAATAACAGTAGATGATATCATTGACGTTATTGAAGAAGAAGCTACTGAGGACATTTATAAGATGGCTGCAACCAGTGAGGTTGATTTTGAAGATGGCCATAGTTCAATATTAAAGGCTGCTTTAAAACGTTCTCCATGGCTGATAGTTCTCTTATTTGCAAGTATATTGTCGGGTTCTGTAATTGATATATTTTCTAATCTTTTAAATAGTGTAGTGGCTCTAGCTTTATTTATGCCTACTTTAGCTGGAACTGGTGGTAATGCTGGTACTCAATCTCTGGCAATTGTTGTTAGGGGATTGGCTACAGGAGATATAGATTCTAAAGATTTATTTATGCATTTATTTAATGAGATTAAGGTTGGAGGATTGGTGGCTTTAATTTGTGGTTCTATTATTGCTTTAGTTGCATTTGTATGGCAGGGAAATTATATATTAGGAGTTGTTGTAGGATTGGCTATGTTTTGTAATATATTAACGGCGACCTTTGTAGGAACAACCACTCCATTTATTTTGGATTATTTCGGCATTGATCCAGCAGTAGCGGCAGGTCCGTTTATTACTACTGTAATTGATGCATCGGGATTATTTATTTATTTCACTTTGGCTAGATTATTCTTGAATCATTTAACATAA
- a CDS encoding GNAT family N-acetyltransferase, whose translation MQIRIAALKDNQVDVINKLVKIESEAFGEGGLNQWGLVPMIYHGMVYVIWLDKEPIGLAEYMRDMKDIEKGYLYGLAISKSHQGKGFGSKLLDYSLRDLSKREIKKVELTVDPNNQNAVYIYQQKFGFNKVDYRENEYGVGEDRLIMELKL comes from the coding sequence TTGCAAATAAGAATTGCAGCACTAAAGGACAATCAAGTTGATGTTATTAATAAGTTGGTCAAGATTGAAAGTGAAGCCTTTGGAGAAGGTGGCTTAAACCAGTGGGGGTTAGTACCAATGATTTATCATGGTATGGTCTATGTTATTTGGCTGGATAAAGAGCCTATTGGTTTAGCAGAATATATGAGAGATATGAAAGATATAGAGAAGGGTTATTTATATGGGTTGGCTATATCCAAAAGCCATCAAGGTAAGGGGTTTGGTAGTAAATTATTGGATTATTCTTTAAGAGATCTGTCTAAACGAGAGATTAAGAAGGTAGAATTGACAGTAGATCCTAATAATCAGAATGCAGTCTATATCTATCAGCAGAAATTTGGATTTAATAAAGTTGACTATCGAGAGAATGAATATGGTGTAGGAGAAGATAGACTAATTATGGAACTTAAATTATAA
- a CDS encoding HD family phosphohydrolase: MSFFEQLLEKLKVGHVDFYKVERSQRYIWIIVIFVILAGIVTIDIFPKEVNLEVGQVAKNDVVAPKTVEYIDEEQTEALRREAANSVSKVYEEDVGILTEVKVDVRKFFDNIQVIRETDVELADKIQQVQNNYNIDLSYQNLSYLFSLSEEDVDLLKEDILMILAKYLNRGVKNDYLSNVKEQLSQDAMKLSEDQQYNALVSGIAQHFIKPNMIFNLEATEKKKEEARQKIEPIRRTFSKGEIIIRHGKVVTKEDIKILEKLGLRQAKINYLNILGHILIVLIFVLIPTIYIYQYQKSILDGEGILALLGLLPIIIISLAKLANYMPIKYPSFIVPVAAASIMIAILIDTDLAILFTISLSFLVGIVTGDEVIGITVALVSGLTGIYSVSKLSQRSDLARAGFIVSGTTALTIFTFSLLEPTVELISFLQVLWAILNGFLVAVVANGLLPYIENIFGITSPVKLLELSNPNHPLLKRLLVEAPGTYHHSIIVGNLAEAAADQIGADSLLARVSAYYHDIGKIKRSYFFTENQIGAENPHDKLSPSLSTLIITSHVKDGLELAKEHKLPQIIIDVIEQHHGTSLVSFFYQEAKHDEKYKNIDEDDFRYDGPKPQTKEAGLIMLADIVEAAVRSNVSAQSNPGKLEKFVRELVKKKLDSGQLDECNLTLKDLDKVANAFVNILKGIFHNRIEYPDNIAQQFKEGKMLNGSTNK, from the coding sequence ATGTCTTTTTTTGAGCAATTATTAGAAAAATTGAAGGTTGGGCATGTTGATTTTTATAAGGTTGAAAGGTCACAACGCTATATTTGGATTATAGTTATCTTTGTTATATTAGCAGGAATTGTTACTATTGATATCTTTCCAAAAGAGGTTAATTTAGAAGTAGGACAAGTTGCTAAAAATGATGTTGTTGCCCCTAAGACAGTAGAGTACATAGATGAAGAGCAGACTGAGGCTTTAAGAAGAGAAGCGGCTAATTCAGTTTCTAAGGTTTATGAAGAAGATGTAGGGATCTTAACTGAGGTAAAGGTTGATGTTAGAAAGTTCTTCGATAATATTCAAGTTATAAGAGAGACTGATGTGGAGTTAGCCGATAAGATTCAACAGGTTCAAAATAATTATAATATAGATTTGTCTTATCAGAATCTATCATATCTATTTAGTTTATCTGAAGAAGATGTAGATCTTTTAAAAGAAGATATTCTGATGATATTAGCTAAATATTTAAATCGTGGTGTTAAGAACGATTATCTAAGTAATGTAAAGGAACAATTAAGCCAAGATGCCATGAAATTAAGTGAAGACCAGCAGTATAATGCACTGGTAAGTGGGATTGCTCAACATTTTATAAAACCTAATATGATCTTTAATTTAGAGGCAACAGAGAAGAAGAAAGAAGAAGCTCGTCAAAAGATAGAGCCTATTAGAAGAACCTTCTCTAAAGGTGAGATTATAATTCGCCATGGTAAAGTTGTTACTAAAGAGGACATTAAGATTTTAGAAAAATTGGGGCTAAGACAGGCCAAAATTAATTATCTTAATATTCTTGGACACATTTTAATTGTTTTAATATTCGTCTTAATTCCTACTATTTATATATATCAATATCAGAAGAGCATTTTAGATGGAGAAGGGATATTGGCTTTATTAGGTCTATTACCAATTATTATTATTTCATTGGCTAAATTAGCTAATTATATGCCTATTAAATACCCATCCTTCATAGTTCCAGTGGCTGCTGCTTCGATTATGATTGCAATTTTAATCGATACTGATTTAGCAATACTTTTTACAATCAGTTTATCCTTTTTAGTAGGGATAGTTACTGGAGATGAAGTAATTGGTATAACAGTTGCCTTAGTTAGTGGACTAACAGGAATCTATAGTGTATCTAAGTTAAGTCAACGTTCTGATTTGGCTAGAGCTGGATTTATTGTCAGTGGAACGACAGCACTAACTATCTTTACATTTAGCTTACTTGAACCTACTGTTGAATTGATTAGTTTTTTACAGGTGCTATGGGCAATACTGAATGGGTTTTTGGTTGCAGTAGTTGCCAATGGCTTATTACCTTATATAGAAAATATCTTTGGTATTACATCACCAGTTAAATTATTGGAGTTATCTAATCCAAATCATCCTTTATTGAAAAGGTTATTAGTAGAAGCTCCAGGAACCTATCATCATAGTATAATAGTTGGAAACCTAGCAGAAGCTGCTGCAGACCAAATAGGAGCAGATTCATTATTGGCTAGGGTATCAGCTTATTATCATGATATTGGTAAGATTAAACGTTCTTATTTCTTTACAGAGAATCAGATTGGGGCAGAGAATCCTCATGATAAATTATCACCTAGTTTAAGTACCTTAATTATTACTTCCCATGTTAAGGATGGATTGGAGCTGGCTAAAGAGCATAAATTACCACAAATTATTATAGATGTGATTGAACAGCATCATGGAACTAGTCTCGTTTCTTTCTTTTATCAAGAGGCTAAGCATGATGAGAAGTATAAGAATATAGATGAAGATGATTTCAGATATGATGGACCTAAGCCTCAAACAAAAGAAGCTGGTTTGATTATGTTGGCTGATATAGTGGAAGCTGCTGTTAGATCAAATGTATCAGCCCAGAGTAACCCTGGTAAGTTAGAAAAGTTTGTTAGAGAGCTTGTCAAGAAGAAATTAGATAGTGGGCAGCTAGATGAATGTAATTTAACTTTGAAGGATTTAGATAAGGTTGCTAATGCTTTTGTCAATATATTAAAAGGAATCTTTCATAATAGAATAGAATATCCTGATAATATTGCTCAACAATTTAAGGAGGGAAAGATGTTAAATGGCAGTACTAATAAATAA
- the recO gene encoding DNA repair protein RecO, producing MPLFDTDAIVLRNYEFNEADKIISLYSREKGKIKVVAKGVRKTKSTVSAGLQPFVYNNIMVYQGKSDLGKLSQCDIKESFNKIRGDLDKMAYASYVVEVVDELTIDYEENKWVFGLLLLTLRLIDSLDDLELIIRVFELKLLKLLGYEPYLSGCVECGNKSAKNFRFAGEAGGLVCPCSTNWAKKISMGTVQYIKKILELDYKKLLQMKIPGYARKELAEIIPYYIQSLIHKKLKSISFIERLKDFN from the coding sequence ATGCCACTCTTTGATACAGATGCAATTGTACTAAGAAATTATGAGTTTAATGAAGCTGACAAGATTATCTCTCTTTATAGTAGAGAAAAAGGAAAGATTAAGGTAGTAGCAAAGGGTGTACGTAAGACCAAAAGTACTGTATCTGCTGGATTACAACCTTTTGTATATAATAATATTATGGTCTATCAAGGAAAATCTGATCTGGGGAAGCTAAGTCAATGTGATATAAAAGAGTCTTTTAACAAGATAAGAGGAGATCTTGATAAGATGGCTTATGCTTCTTATGTGGTGGAGGTAGTTGATGAGTTAACTATAGACTATGAAGAGAATAAATGGGTCTTTGGTCTTTTGTTATTAACTTTAAGATTAATAGATAGTTTAGATGATTTAGAATTGATTATTAGGGTCTTTGAATTGAAGTTGCTTAAATTATTAGGCTATGAGCCATATCTATCGGGATGTGTAGAATGTGGGAATAAGTCAGCTAAGAACTTTAGATTTGCTGGAGAAGCCGGTGGACTAGTTTGCCCTTGCTCTACCAACTGGGCTAAGAAGATAAGTATGGGGACAGTTCAGTACATTAAGAAGATTTTAGAATTAGATTATAAGAAACTGCTACAGATGAAGATACCTGGGTATGCTAGAAAGGAATTGGCTGAGATTATACCTTATTATATTCAATCTTTAATTCATAAAAAGTTAAAGTCTATCTCTTTTATAGAAAGACTAAAGGACTTTAATTAA
- the ybeY gene encoding rRNA maturation RNase YbeY has protein sequence MAVLINNLQDNLEVEEDIIDVIEQVVNVVLKRESDLAKEVSVALVDDNYIHGLNHRYRGKDQPTDVLSFPQDDNLLLGDIIISLETAQRQAEEYNHSFAREIGFLTVHGMLHLLGYDHYGKEERIIMRKKEEEILVELGLSRD, from the coding sequence ATGGCAGTACTAATAAATAATCTACAAGATAATTTAGAGGTTGAAGAAGATATCATAGATGTAATAGAGCAGGTGGTAAATGTAGTGTTAAAAAGAGAATCCGATTTAGCCAAAGAGGTGAGTGTTGCTTTGGTTGATGATAATTATATACATGGTTTAAACCATAGGTATAGAGGAAAGGATCAGCCAACTGATGTATTATCTTTTCCCCAAGATGATAATCTTTTATTGGGTGATATTATCATCTCTTTGGAGACGGCTCAACGCCAAGCAGAAGAATATAATCACTCTTTTGCTAGAGAGATAGGTTTTTTAACAGTCCATGGAATGCTCCATCTTCTTGGTTATGACCATTATGGTAAAGAAGAGAGGATAATTATGCGTAAAAAGGAGGAAGAAATCCTAGTAGAGCTAGGTTTAAGTAGAGACTAG
- the deoC gene encoding deoxyribose-phosphate aldolase, giving the protein MAIKPKDMAKMVDHTILYPTATVLDVKKTCDEAKEHDFASVCVNPCFVPLAAKLLENSSVKVCTVIGYPLGATTSETKAYETKNAIRNGAQEVDMVVNLSAVKSHAWDVVREDVKAVVDATKIAGVTKDIITKVIIETCYLNEEEIEKLCYIAKKVGADFIKTSTGFGPRGATTEEVSLIRKNVGRSIGVKAFGGIDTFDEALEMLDAGANRIGSSEGVAIVTGDENE; this is encoded by the coding sequence ATGGCAATTAAACCTAAAGATATGGCTAAAATGGTTGATCATACAATACTATATCCAACTGCAACGGTGTTAGATGTCAAGAAGACCTGTGATGAAGCAAAAGAACATGATTTTGCTTCTGTCTGTGTTAACCCTTGTTTTGTTCCCTTGGCAGCTAAATTATTGGAGAATAGTTCTGTTAAGGTATGTACAGTAATAGGTTATCCTTTAGGAGCTACTACTTCTGAGACAAAGGCATATGAGACTAAGAATGCGATCAGAAATGGTGCTCAAGAGGTTGATATGGTAGTTAATCTTAGTGCAGTTAAGTCTCATGCTTGGGATGTTGTTAGGGAGGATGTTAAAGCTGTTGTTGATGCTACTAAAATAGCAGGAGTTACTAAGGATATAATCACTAAGGTTATAATAGAGACCTGTTATTTGAATGAAGAAGAGATTGAAAAGTTATGTTATATTGCTAAGAAGGTAGGGGCTGATTTCATTAAGACTTCTACTGGCTTTGGACCAAGAGGGGCAACTACTGAAGAAGTAAGTTTAATTCGTAAGAATGTAGGTAGATCTATTGGGGTTAAAGCCTTTGGTGGCATTGATACCTTTGATGAAGCTCTTGAAATGTTAGATGCTGGTGCCAATCGAATTGGTAGTAGTGAAGGTGTAGCAATAGTAACTGGAGATGAGAATGAATAG
- the era gene encoding GTPase Era translates to MEKLTADKGFKSGFITVVGQPNVGKSTLVNKLIGEKINITSRKAQTTRNRVQCILTLDDAQMIFIDTPGIHSPKDKMGKYLNEIAYESLKEIDLVIFMVDANYKPNNQDKKIATQLAHASSVPTLLVLNKVDTVSKDDLATRINDYQKLGEFTDIITISAEKEINLDDLTDTIVNYLPEGPKYYPDDMITDQIEQFIVSELIREKVLKFTHQEVPHSVAIEVTKFEERSDKDLIEIGANIYVERKSQKGILIGKGGSMLKKIGKSARVDIENLLSTQVFLDLWVKIKDDWRDKEDALKMLGYKG, encoded by the coding sequence ATGGAGAAATTAACAGCCGATAAAGGTTTCAAATCAGGATTTATTACAGTAGTAGGGCAGCCCAATGTTGGTAAATCGACCTTGGTCAATAAATTGATTGGAGAGAAGATCAATATTACTTCTCGTAAAGCACAAACAACTAGAAATAGGGTTCAATGTATATTAACTTTAGATGATGCTCAGATGATATTTATAGACACCCCAGGAATTCACAGTCCAAAGGATAAGATGGGAAAATATTTAAATGAGATAGCCTATGAATCTTTAAAGGAGATTGATTTAGTTATCTTTATGGTTGATGCTAATTATAAACCAAATAATCAGGATAAAAAGATTGCTACTCAGCTAGCTCATGCATCTTCTGTGCCAACTCTTCTGGTTTTAAATAAGGTAGATACTGTATCTAAAGATGATTTAGCTACAAGAATTAATGATTATCAGAAACTAGGAGAATTTACTGATATTATAACTATTTCAGCTGAAAAAGAGATTAATTTAGATGACTTGACTGATACTATAGTTAATTATTTGCCAGAAGGTCCTAAGTACTATCCTGATGATATGATTACTGATCAAATAGAGCAATTTATCGTCTCTGAACTGATCAGAGAGAAGGTTTTAAAGTTTACACATCAAGAAGTACCCCATTCGGTGGCTATTGAGGTTACCAAATTTGAAGAGAGAAGTGATAAAGATTTAATTGAAATTGGTGCTAATATTTATGTAGAGAGAAAATCTCAAAAGGGAATCTTAATAGGTAAAGGTGGAAGTATGCTTAAAAAGATCGGTAAGAGTGCTAGAGTTGATATAGAAAATCTATTGAGTACCCAGGTCTTTTTAGATTTATGGGTTAAGATAAAAGATGACTGGAGAGATAAGGAGGATGCTTTGAAAATGCTAGGCTATAAGGGGTGA
- a CDS encoding hemolysin family protein, whose product MDLTVLIEGVALLILLILSGFFSSSETALMSVNKVEIRHLKQEGNKKATVVDRLLSSPDRLLVTILVGNNLVNIAASSIATALATDIFGAKGVGIAIGVVTIFVLIFGEITPKSFATKESKKVSMLVAPYIEFFSFLLSPLIKGLTIITNFVMRRSGDKKVKPFISEEEIRRFLTVGEQEGIIETDEKQMINSIFEFDDISVKEIMIPRIHMLCIEINDPLEELIDLIINMGFSRIPVYNDTVDNIVGVVYAKDLLPLLKEDSYDVDIQKIMRPAYYIPETKKIDNLLTEFRKEKIHMAIILDEYGGTAGLVTIEDLLEEIVGDIQDEYDEEEKWIRIINEDEILIDGRVDIDEINELLSISLPEEDYETISGFILSMLGYVPNAGEWIEFEDLHISVEKVIQRRISKVRIKRVKDKVAIEQEEV is encoded by the coding sequence ATGGATTTGACAGTGTTAATAGAAGGAGTGGCTTTATTAATACTATTAATCCTATCTGGATTTTTTTCAAGCTCTGAAACTGCATTAATGTCAGTAAATAAAGTTGAGATTAGACACTTAAAGCAGGAAGGAAATAAGAAAGCTACTGTTGTGGATAGGTTATTAAGTAGTCCAGATAGATTATTGGTTACAATTTTAGTTGGTAATAATTTAGTTAATATAGCAGCTTCATCAATTGCAACTGCTTTAGCTACTGATATATTTGGTGCTAAGGGAGTTGGTATTGCTATAGGTGTAGTAACTATATTTGTATTAATTTTTGGGGAAATCACTCCAAAATCCTTTGCTACTAAGGAGTCTAAAAAAGTCTCTATGCTAGTAGCTCCATATATAGAATTCTTCTCTTTTCTATTATCTCCCCTTATTAAAGGTTTAACAATAATCACCAATTTTGTCATGAGGAGATCTGGAGATAAGAAGGTTAAACCTTTTATCAGTGAAGAAGAAATCAGGAGATTTTTAACAGTTGGTGAGCAAGAAGGTATTATTGAAACTGATGAGAAGCAGATGATTAACAGTATCTTTGAATTTGATGATATTAGTGTTAAGGAGATTATGATACCTAGAATACACATGTTATGCATAGAGATAAATGATCCTTTAGAGGAACTGATAGATTTGATTATTAATATGGGGTTTTCTAGGATTCCGGTGTATAATGATACTGTTGACAATATAGTAGGAGTAGTTTACGCTAAGGATTTACTTCCATTATTAAAAGAGGATAGTTATGATGTTGATATTCAAAAGATTATGAGACCGGCTTATTATATACCTGAAACCAAGAAGATAGATAATCTGTTAACTGAATTTAGGAAAGAGAAGATTCATATGGCTATTATTCTTGATGAATATGGTGGAACTGCTGGATTGGTGACTATTGAAGATTTACTAGAGGAAATTGTTGGTGATATTCAGGATGAATATGATGAAGAAGAGAAGTGGATTAGAATTATTAATGAGGATGAAATTTTAATTGATGGACGTGTCGATATTGATGAGATTAATGAGTTGTTAAGTATATCTTTACCTGAAGAGGATTATGAAACAATCAGTGGCTTTATTTTAAGTATGTTAGGTTATGTCCCCAATGCTGGAGAGTGGATTGAATTTGAGGATTTACACATTTCTGTAGAGAAGGTAATACAAAGAAGAATCTCAAAAGTTAGAATTAAGCGGGTTAAGGATAAAGTGGCAATTGAGCAGGAGGAAGTGTAA
- a CDS encoding DUF4342 domain-containing protein, whose amino-acid sequence MITEELEKVDVIRERTGVDYEQAVEALRSVDGDVLEAIIKLEKEEKQKYTKEEFQVRGQQVLSRVKDLIRKGNVTRVKVKKDDKVLVDIPVTAGVVGTVIAPYLTVLAGIAALANKCTIEVERLNRLADRVENDIDNSDEF is encoded by the coding sequence ATGATAACAGAAGAGTTAGAGAAGGTAGATGTTATTAGGGAGAGAACAGGAGTTGATTATGAGCAGGCTGTGGAAGCTTTAAGGTCTGTAGATGGTGATGTTTTAGAAGCAATTATTAAATTAGAGAAAGAGGAGAAGCAAAAATATACTAAAGAAGAGTTTCAAGTAAGAGGTCAGCAGGTTCTTAGTAGGGTTAAAGACTTAATTAGAAAAGGTAATGTTACAAGGGTTAAGGTAAAGAAAGATGATAAAGTTTTAGTAGATATCCCTGTAACAGCAGGTGTAGTAGGAACAGTGATTGCACCTTATTTGACAGTCTTAGCGGGTATAGCAGCTTTAGCCAATAAATGTACTATAGAGGTTGAAAGGCTTAATAGGTTAGCAGATAGGGTTGAGAATGATATTGACAATTCAGATGAATTCTGA
- a CDS encoding diacylglycerol kinase, with protein MKLINNLIKSFNYAVNGIIYSLKHERNMKIHLIISVIVLLFGIFFSLNKLELLILFISITLVFFSEMINTAIERLSDLVNKEYHPTIKIIKDVAAGAVLITALNAIVVGYIIFFNDIKPLTLNLLQHIQQTPIHLTFITLILIILIVIGVKSQFNKGTPLQGGMPSGHSALAFGVMIIISNLANDALITTLALLMAVLIAQSRIEGDIHTPWEVISGAMIGSLIGILVFQLVNL; from the coding sequence ATGAAGTTAATTAATAATTTAATTAAAAGCTTTAACTATGCTGTTAATGGTATTATATACTCTTTAAAGCATGAACGTAATATGAAGATTCATCTAATTATTTCTGTTATAGTCTTATTATTTGGGATTTTTTTTAGCTTAAATAAGCTAGAATTATTGATTTTATTCATATCAATAACCTTGGTTTTCTTTAGTGAAATGATTAACACTGCTATTGAAAGATTGAGTGATTTAGTTAATAAAGAGTATCATCCAACTATTAAGATAATTAAGGATGTAGCAGCAGGTGCTGTTTTGATAACAGCTTTAAATGCTATTGTTGTAGGGTATATTATATTCTTCAATGATATTAAGCCTCTAACCTTAAATTTATTACAACACATTCAACAAACCCCAATTCATTTAACTTTTATCACGTTAATTTTAATTATATTAATAGTAATTGGGGTAAAGTCCCAATTTAATAAAGGGACTCCATTGCAAGGGGGAATGCCTAGTGGTCATAGTGCTCTTGCTTTTGGTGTAATGATTATTATTTCTAATTTGGCAAATGATGCTTTGATTACAACTTTAGCACTATTGATGGCGGTTTTAATAGCACAAAGCAGGATAGAAGGAGATATTCATACTCCCTGGGAGGTTATTTCTGGTGCGATGATTGGCTCATTAATAGGTATATTAGTATTTCAATTAGTTAATTTGTAA
- a CDS encoding DUF502 domain-containing protein, giving the protein MLKQLRNYLITGLIVLLPSIATIYIIVTVINIVDSALSPVVKILLGREVYGLGFIMTFILILVVGIIAKNMLGKRLIDFGERLLIRIPLVRTIYVTVRQLINALFLKNKTAFRDVVLVEYPRRGIYQLGFLTCKGVGEVQEKTSQEVVNVFIPTTPNPTSGMLILIPKDDITYLDMTVEQGLKLIVSGGTVAPEED; this is encoded by the coding sequence ATGTTAAAGCAGTTACGGAATTATTTAATTACTGGTTTGATCGTTTTATTACCGTCAATAGCTACTATATATATTATTGTTACAGTTATTAATATAGTAGATAGTGCTTTAAGCCCAGTAGTTAAAATTTTATTAGGAAGAGAGGTTTATGGGCTTGGGTTTATAATGACTTTTATCTTAATTTTGGTAGTAGGTATTATAGCTAAGAATATGCTAGGGAAGAGATTGATTGATTTTGGTGAAAGATTACTGATTAGAATTCCATTAGTTCGTACTATCTATGTTACTGTTCGTCAACTGATAAATGCCTTATTTTTAAAGAATAAGACTGCTTTTCGTGATGTAGTCTTGGTTGAGTACCCTCGCCGGGGAATCTATCAATTGGGCTTTTTGACCTGTAAGGGAGTAGGAGAGGTGCAAGAGAAGACATCACAGGAAGTTGTTAATGTCTTTATCCCTACTACTCCTAATCCTACTTCTGGGATGTTAATTTTAATCCCTAAAGATGATATTACTTACTTAGATATGACTGTTGAACAAGGATTGAAGTTGATTGTTTCTGGAGGGACAGTAGCACCTGAAGAAGATTAA